Proteins encoded in a region of the Blastocatellia bacterium genome:
- a CDS encoding 4Fe-4S dicluster domain-containing protein encodes MSVESLEDRGRVEIVEDLCKGCGLCVIACPVQVLVMAEYLNSYGYHPARYVGRGCTGCGVCYYACPEPAAITVYLREAATARA; translated from the coding sequence ATGAGCGTCGAGAGCCTTGAGGATCGCGGGCGAGTGGAAATTGTCGAGGACCTCTGCAAAGGATGCGGCCTCTGTGTGATCGCCTGTCCGGTGCAGGTCCTCGTGATGGCGGAATATTTGAACAGCTACGGGTATCACCCGGCGCGCTATGTGGGACGTGGATGCACCGGATGCGGCGTATGTTACTATGCTTGTCCGGAGCCTGCCGCAATCACCGTGTATCTTCGGGAAGCGGCGACAGCTCGGGCATGA
- a CDS encoding mechanosensitive ion channel family protein — MWHPLLMSLGFQTPPGTPLEVLTRISLTSFLHALLVIIAAYVLIRTSTSALNALARKAPRARFFFLLLAPLIRFALWLGSGVILLMIFAPSRDTLFAVLASVGIALGLGAQDLIKNVFGGLVILVDRPYQVGDRVRIGDAYGEIDHIGLRSTKLTTPDDTRVTIPNSEILNNMVWNANSGVPSCQVVTDLYLPIDTDPIQAMEIGYEAAYSSPYTLLTKPVVVRLRDAFANGPYLILRVKAYVYDHRHEPALQTDITQRAKAEFLRRGLLTSWSREAQGLPITAFNAGTHAPHPPATG; from the coding sequence ATGTGGCATCCGCTCCTCATGTCGCTCGGATTTCAAACCCCACCGGGGACTCCTCTCGAGGTCTTGACCAGGATCTCCCTCACGAGCTTCCTTCACGCCCTCTTGGTCATCATCGCGGCATACGTCCTGATTCGCACGAGCACCAGCGCGCTGAACGCTCTCGCCCGCAAGGCTCCCCGCGCGCGCTTCTTCTTCTTGCTGCTGGCTCCTTTGATTCGATTCGCGCTCTGGCTAGGAAGTGGTGTGATCCTCCTGATGATCTTCGCCCCATCACGGGATACGCTGTTCGCCGTGCTCGCTTCGGTGGGCATCGCTCTGGGGCTCGGCGCACAGGATCTGATTAAGAACGTCTTCGGTGGGCTCGTCATCCTCGTGGATCGCCCGTATCAGGTGGGAGATCGGGTGCGGATCGGCGACGCCTATGGGGAGATCGATCACATTGGACTCCGGAGCACGAAATTGACGACGCCCGATGACACTCGCGTGACCATCCCCAACAGCGAAATCTTGAACAACATGGTATGGAACGCGAACTCAGGTGTGCCCTCATGCCAGGTGGTGACCGATCTCTATCTCCCCATAGATACCGACCCCATCCAAGCGATGGAGATCGGCTACGAAGCCGCCTACAGTTCCCCCTACACGTTGCTGACGAAACCCGTCGTGGTTCGACTCCGAGACGCTTTCGCCAATGGTCCGTATCTGATCCTTCGCGTGAAAGCCTACGTCTATGACCATCGCCACGAACCGGCGCTCCAAACGGACATCACGCAGCGCGCGAAGGCGGAGTTCCTGCGGCGAGGATTGCTCACGTCATGGAGCCGTGAAGCCCAGGGTCTTCCGATCACGGCTTTCAATGCCGGAACCCACGCTCCACATCCTCCCGCCACCGGATGA
- a CDS encoding 3-methyl-2-oxobutanoate dehydrogenase subunit VorB produces MARILMKGNEAAVIGAILAGCRSFYGYPITPASEIAEAAARYLPLVGGTFLQAESEIAAINMVYGAAAAGERTMTASSGPGLSLMQEGISYLAGAELPAVIVDIMRGGPGLGNIAPEQSDYHQIVKGGGHGNYRTIVLAPNSVQEMCDLTMLAFELADRYRNPVIILTDGFIGQMMEPVELPRTLALPIEKPWAVQGTAETRQNLITSIHLSPEELEAHVRRLEEKYAHVARHVVMYEKHRVEDAEIITIGYGIISRVLKAAVEQARAEGLKVGLFRPITLWPFPAREISVMADWARCFLVVELSHGQLVEDVRLAVNGERPVKLYTRFGGIVPTAEELLEQIRKVSEEDDVRTSLREAEEYLWGV; encoded by the coding sequence ATGGCACGTATCCTCATGAAAGGGAATGAAGCGGCGGTCATTGGGGCGATCCTCGCCGGATGCCGATCCTTCTACGGCTATCCGATCACGCCGGCGAGCGAGATCGCCGAAGCGGCCGCCCGATATCTCCCCCTGGTCGGAGGGACGTTCCTCCAAGCCGAGAGTGAAATCGCCGCGATCAACATGGTCTACGGAGCAGCAGCGGCAGGAGAGCGCACGATGACGGCCTCCTCGGGGCCTGGATTGAGCCTCATGCAAGAGGGCATCTCGTATTTGGCCGGAGCGGAATTGCCTGCTGTCATCGTGGACATCATGCGGGGGGGGCCAGGACTTGGGAACATCGCGCCCGAGCAGAGCGATTATCATCAGATCGTCAAAGGGGGAGGGCATGGCAACTACCGCACGATCGTGCTCGCGCCGAATTCGGTTCAGGAGATGTGCGATCTGACCATGCTGGCCTTTGAGCTGGCCGATCGCTATCGGAATCCCGTCATCATCCTCACCGATGGCTTCATCGGCCAGATGATGGAACCCGTCGAGCTGCCGCGGACGCTCGCCCTGCCGATTGAGAAACCTTGGGCCGTCCAGGGGACGGCCGAGACGCGCCAGAATCTGATCACGTCCATCCACTTGAGTCCCGAAGAGTTGGAGGCGCACGTTCGACGGCTCGAAGAGAAATACGCGCACGTAGCGCGTCACGTCGTGATGTATGAGAAGCACCGCGTCGAGGATGCGGAGATCATCACGATCGGCTACGGCATCATCTCGCGCGTCCTCAAGGCGGCCGTGGAACAAGCGCGCGCAGAGGGCCTCAAGGTCGGGCTCTTCCGCCCCATCACGCTCTGGCCTTTCCCCGCGCGAGAGATCTCGGTCATGGCCGATTGGGCGCGCTGCTTTTTGGTCGTCGAGCTGAGCCACGGACAGCTCGTGGAAGATGTGCGCCTCGCCGTTAATGGCGAACGGCCTGTGAAGCTCTACACGCGATTCGGAGGGATCGTTCCAACGGCTGAGGAGCTGTTGGAGCAAATTCGCAAAGTGAGCGAGGAAGACGATGTACGTACGAGCCTACGGGAAGCCGAAGAGTATCTATGGGGTGTTTGA